From the Malus domestica chromosome 17, GDT2T_hap1 genome, one window contains:
- the LOC103405139 gene encoding transcription factor PIF4-like: protein MNSCIPEGNFEADLPLTNQKKSMGPDHELVELLWRNGQVVLNSQTHRKPSLNPNDQPRQVQKHDQQSIRSGGLYGNSGSLIQDDDTVSLIHYPLEDSFDKEFCSHFFSELHSCGPIELDKPIKQFEGDKFDASDTGRLVSNSPQPNVKSSAGVEYPANPMPPPRYHYINSTDQPNQNRGLGKIVNFAQFATPGKLSAGSSRGQLGGKEAGDLAQAEVRECSVMTVGSSYAGSNQVLNELDVSRASSNCDGTTGLSAGHFYDNVHKIMPQSETGKTDTLDQTLTSSSGGSGSSFGRGGKQSNVVNSNKRKVRDAEDSECQSEAAELESASAAGSKSAHRSGSTRRSRAAEVHNLSERRRRDRINEKMRALQELIPHSNKTDKASMLDEAIEYLKSLQMQLQVIWMGSGMAPMMFPGVQHYISQMGMGPPALPAMHNPVRLPRHPLVDQCMNVAPAPNQTVMCQPPVLNPVDYHNQVQNPSFQEQYARLMNFHHMQTMSQPMNMFRFGSRPVQQNNQMMAANGVSSGPFGVGAATNDPLSGRMS from the exons ATGAATTCTTGCATTCCTGAGGGGAACTTTGAGGCTGATCTCCCCTTGACCAACCAAAAGAAATCAATGGG GCCAGACCATGAACTAGTCGAGCTCTTGTGGAGAAATGGGCAAGTAGTTTTGAACAGCCAAACGCATCGAAAACCAAGTCTTAATCCGAATGATCAACCGAGACAAGTTCAGAAACATGATCAGCAATCAATAAGGTCTGGTGGGTTGTATGGGAATTCAGGTAGTCTGATTCAAGATGATGACACAGTTTCGCTTATCCACTACCCGCTTGAGGATTCTTTCGACAAAGAGTTTTGCTCCCATTTTTTCTCTGAATTGCATTCCTGTGGTCCAATTGAGCTTGACAAGCCAATCAAACAGTTTGAGGGAGACAAGTTTGATGCTTCTGACACCGGGCGTCTTGTTTCCAATTCACCGCAGCCTAATGTTAAGTCCTCTGCTGGTGTGGAATACCCTGCAaatccaatgcctcctccaagATACCACTACATTAATTCAACTGATCAGCCGAACCAAAATAGAGGCTTGGGGAAAATAGTTAATTTTGCGCAATTTGCAACCCCGGGAAAGCTTTCTGCAGGATCTTCCAGAGGACAGTTAGGAGGGAAAGAGGCCGGAGATTTAGCTCAAGCGGAGGTTAGAGAGTGTTCTGTGATGACGGTTGGTTCGAGTTATGCTGGTAGCAACCAAGTTCTAAATGAACTTGATGTGAGCAGGGCTTCAAGCAATTGTGATGGAACCACTGGTTTATCGGCTGGACATTTCTATGACAATGTTCATAAGATAATGCCTCAGAGCGAGACGGGGAAAACAGATACGCTTGATCAAACGCTTACTTCGTCTTCTGGTGGTTCTGGAAGTAGTTTTGGCAGAGGAGGAAAGCAGTCTAATGTTGTCAACAGCAACAAGAGAAAGGTTAGAGATGCAGAGGACTCGGAGTGCCAAAGTGAG GCTGCTGAACTTGAGTCAGCTTCAGCTGCAGGAAGTAAGTCAGCGCATCGATCAGGATCGACCAGGAGGAGTCGTGCTGCTGAAGTCCATAACCTCTCAGAAAGG AGACGGAGAGATCGGATTAACGAGAAAATGAGAGCATTGCAAGAGCTTATACCTCATTCTAACAAG ACAGATAAAGCATCAATGTTAGATGAGGCAATTGAATACTTGAAGTCACTTCAGATGCAACTTCAG GTAATTTGGATGGGAAGCGGGATGGCACCAATGATGTTTCCGGGAGTGCAGCACTATATTTCCCAAATGGGAATGGGACCGCCGGCCTTGCCTGCTATGCACAATCCGGTGCGTCTACCTAGGCACCCGCTCGTTGATCAGTGTATGAATGTGGCTCCAGCACCAAACCAGACTGTAATGTGCCAACCACCGGTCTTGAATCCCGTTGATTACCACAACCAGGTGCAAAATCCCTCTTTTCAGGAGCAATACGCGCGTCTCATGAACTTCCATCACATGCAGACTATGTCTCAG CCGATGAATATGTTCAGATTTGGCTCCCGACCTGTACAACAGAATAATCAGATGATGGCAGCAAATGGTGTCAGCAGTGGACCTTTCGGGGTAGGAGCTGCAACTAATGACCCTTTAAGTGGAAGAATGA GTTAA
- the LOC103405283 gene encoding uncharacterized oxidoreductase At1g06690, chloroplastic-like has protein sequence MAQAIPAVHISWNLKNEDERVHSEDHNSKTHLLFWIGFVFLELGWFLGTMAMHVSSACFSALSERRVLRVRAVASENVTTEDDKVKLGGSDLKVTRLGIGTSSGMINLYHSRPRCNHIGQSGYRKMKVAKAAFDVNVDGGITFFDTAEVCGSRASFGAVNSETLLGRFIKEKKQKDPRVDVAVATKFAALLWRLGRQSAIAALKDSLNCLELSSVKLYQLHWVPRWSWRCC, from the exons ATGGCTCAAGCAATTCCAGCCGTCCATATTTCATGGAACTTGAAAAATGAAGACGAACGTGTACACTCTGAGGACCAT AATTCGAAAACCCATTTGCTGTTTTGGATTGGTTTTGTGtttcttgaattgggttggttCCTGGGAACCATGGCTATGCATGTCAGCAGTGCATGTTTTTCTGCTTTGAGTGAGAGGAGAGTTCTTAGGGTTAGAGCTGTTGCTTCTGAGAACGTGACCACAGAGGATGATAAGGTGAAATTGGGTGGCTCTGATTTGAAGGTGACAAGGCTTGGGATTGGAACTTCCAGTGGGATG ATTAACTTGTACCATAGCAGACCTCGGTGTAACCACATTGGCCAGAGCGGAT ACAGGAAAATGAAAGTGGCTAAAGCTGCTTTCGATGTCAATGTTGATGGTGGAATCACCTTCTTTGATACTGCTGAAGTGTGCGGCTCCAGG GCTTCTTTTGGTGCTGTAAATTCTGAAACTCTACTAGGAAG ATTTATCAAGGAAAAGAAACAGAAGGATCCAAGAGTAGACGTTGCTGTCGCAACCAAATTCGCAGCTTTGCTGTGGAGGCTGGGTCGTCAAAGTGCCATAGCTGCCCTCAAGGATTCCCTCAATTGCCTTGAACTTTCTTCGGTGAAACTGTATCAACTCCATTG GGTACCTCGATGGTCTTGGAGATGCTGTTGA
- the LOC103405141 gene encoding reticulon-like protein B8, producing MPEKITAEDLLNNIVGTLADKKQKSGSFFGEETSSSVTTQFNFNRLFGRQKPVHHILGGGKSADVLLWRNKKISASVLTAATIVWVLFEWLNYHFLTLVGFALILGMLAQFLWSNFSGMINRSPSKVPRLVLPKDLFVNIAISIGAEINRGLAFVQDVACEGNVKQFIVVVVSLLIAAMIGSWCNFLTVLYIGFVAAHTLPVLYERYEDQVDNFVYQVLGQLQHNYRKLDTGVLSKIPKGKLSWKKYE from the exons ATGCCTGAGAAAATAACTGCCGAGGATCTTTTGAACAACATTGTGGGCACACTTGCTGATAAAAAACAGAAATCTGGCTCTTTTTTCGGGGAGGAGACATCGAGCTCAGTCACTACTCAGTTCAACTTCAACCGACTGTTTGGACGCCAGAAACCTGTCCACCACATTCTGGGTGGAGGCAAAT CTGCTGATGTCTTGTTGTGGAGGAACAAAAAAATTTCGGCTAGTGTTTTAACTGCTGCGACTATTGTCTGGGTGCTCTTCGAATGGCTCAATTATCATTTCTTGACTCTTGTGGGGTTTGCTTTGATTCTTGGCATGCTTGCTCAGTTTCTGTGGTCAAATTTTTCGGGCATGATTAACAG GTCCCCATCTAAAGTACCTCGACTTGTTCTGCCGAAGGACTTATTCGTCAATATTGCCATCTCAATTGGTGCTGAAATTAATCGAGGGTTGGCATTTGTTCAAGATGTGGCATGTGAAGGAAATGTGAAGCAGTTTATTGTG GTTGTAGTAAGCTTGTTGATTGCTGCTATGATTGGAAGCTGGTGCAATTTTCTGACCGTTTTGTACATTG GTTTTGTTGCTGCTCACACATTGCCGGTTCTGTATGAGAGATATGAAGATCAGGTTGACAACTTTGTATATCAGGTGCTCGGGCAGCTTCAACACAATTACCGGAAGTTGGATACTGGCGTCCTCAGCAAGATCCCTAAAGGAAAGCTGAGCTGGAAGAAGTACGAATAG
- the LOC103405142 gene encoding oxygen-evolving enhancer protein 2, chloroplastic-like has translation MASTACFLHHHALTTAASARSSSSSQRQVVNINKHNQVVICRAQKQAAGQEEESGANVSRRLALTVLIGAAALGSKVSPADAAYGESANVFGKPKSNTDFLPYVGKGFKLSIPAKWNPSKEVEYPGQVLRYEDNFDTTTNVAVTITPTDKKSIGDYGPPEGFLTQVDYLLGKQAYFGKTDSEGGFDSGAVATANILESSSQVVDGKQYYYISVLTRTADGDEGGKHQLITATVKDGKLYILKAQAGDKRWFKGARKFVENTASSFSVA, from the exons ATGGCCTCCACTGCATGCTTTTTGCACCACCATGCACTCACTACCGCCGCTTCTGCCCGGTCCTCGTCGTCGTCGCAGCGCCAAGTGGTGAACATCAACAAGCACAACCAGGTTGTGATCTGCCGGGCCCAGAAGCAGGCCGCTGGCCAGGAAGAAGAGAGCGGTGCTAACGTCTCGCGGCGGTTGGCTCTCACAGTCCTCATCGGTGCTGCAGCCCTTGGCTCCAAGGTCTCCCCTGCTGATGCAGCTTATGGCGAATCAG CCAATGTGTTTGGAAAGCCCAAGTCGAACACAGACTTCTTGCCATACGTTGGAAAGGGATTCAAGCTATCCATTCCTGCAAAATGGAACCCTAGCAAAGAGGTTGAGTACCCCGGTCAAGTTCTTAGGTACGAGGACAACTTCGACACCACGACCAACGTGGCCGTAACAATCACCCCAACCGACAAGAAGTCCATCGGTGACTATGGCCCCCCCGAGGGATTCCTCACTCAG GTGGACTACTTGCTAGGCAAACAAGCTTACTTTGGCAAGACTGATTCCGAG GGTGGTTTCGACTCGGGCGCCGTGGCCACTGCCAACATATTGGAGAGTTCTAGCCAAGTGGTTGACGGAAAGCAGTACTACTATATATCTGTGTTGACAAGGACAGCAGACGGAGATGAAGGAGGCAAGCACCAGCTTATCACAGCCACCGTGAAAGACGGCAAGCTCTACATTCTAAAGGCTCAAGCCGGAGACAAGAGGTGGTTCAAGGGAGCAAGGAAGTTCGTCGAGAACACTGCATCTTCCTTCAGTGTTGCATAA